A genomic segment from Aspergillus puulaauensis MK2 DNA, chromosome 1, nearly complete sequence encodes:
- a CDS encoding putative mRNA splicing factor RNA helicase (Cdc28) (COG:A;~EggNog:ENOG410PH2K;~InterPro:IPR011709,IPR027417,IPR001650,IPR014001, IPR007502,IPR011545,IPR002464;~PFAM:PF04408,PF00270,PF07717,PF00271;~go_function: GO:0003676 - nucleic acid binding [Evidence IEA];~go_function: GO:0004386 - helicase activity [Evidence IEA];~go_function: GO:0005524 - ATP binding [Evidence IEA]): MDNRTFVSDSLLRLTNASDPTVVDFFLATATSAKSSSSLQDKIAPFLDGDAGEVSAFCSELYKRVGKSTASTTTSAGTSGGGRDAKASTAGKEKKKYRLLDMDEIDDEGASASGNSLGPRNVEAERKDRERKRRDKYQDGDRDSKSRSGRSEKEESRKREREHSRDRHRSKKLRRRDVDDFEDRWGDEEAFEEEVQDADEEFEESPAKRTRLDDELASPRSRENSADLDPDERAERDRKRDLEERDALAKRLASKDDKRSKKIVEDRTKDSEAAKRRALADDSKARAAAMPDLRLRSRQEYLKKRETERLALLRRQVAEEAQELRENPNLTRREKEEFARNREVLRIAEERLRIDDHRDGYMIPEDYITEKGKIDRKKKEDALYKRYVDRDELGQEKFVTEHEEWELEQTAKAKAQINRAEFVDEGDYEYVFDDTQKINFTMDAQMKGTRKTMTQEQRALQEKLDEAEKKAQSIEDTRKKLPIYQFRDQIIQAVEDHQVLIIVGETGSGKTTQLPQYLHEAGYTKNGMKVGCTQPRRVAAMSVASRVADEMGVKIGNEVGYSIRFEDNTSDKTVLKYMTDGMLLRELLTEPDLGQYSALMIDEAHERTVPTDIACGLLKDIAKARPDLKLLISSATMDAQKFQSYFDNAPIFNIPGRMYNVDIHYTQQPEANYLAAAITTVFQIHVSQGPGDVLVFFTGQEEIEAAEQSLQETARKLGNKIPEMIICPIYANLPSDMQAKIFEPTPPKARKVVLATNIAETSLTIDGIVYVIDPGFVKENVFNPRTGMESLVVTPCSRASANQRAGRAGRVGPGKCFRLYTKWAYYNELEESTTPEIQRTNLSSVILMLKSLGIDQLLEFDFMDPPPAETIIRALEQLYALGALNDRGELTKIGRQMAEFPTDPMLAKAILAADSQGCVEEVLSIVSMLGEASALFFRPKDKKIHADSARNRFTIKDGGDHLTLLNIWNQWVDSDFSYVWAKENFLQQRSLTRARDVRDQLAKLCDRVEVTVSSCGSNNLIPIQKSITAGFFPNAARLQRGGDSYRTIKTGQTVYLHPSSTLFEVNPRWVIYFELVLTSKEYMRSNMPLQAEWLVEVAPHYYKKKDLDTLGTERKPKGQGAAGEKSRD, encoded by the coding sequence ATGGACAACCGAACCTTTGTTTCGGACTCCTTACTCCGTCTGACGAACGCGTCAGACCCTACCGTCGTCGACTTCTTTCTCGCCACCGCGACATCCGCAAaatcatcctcctcgctccAGGATAAGATTGCGCCATTCTTAGATGGTGATGCGGGAGAGGTCAGCGCATTTTGCTCCGAACTTTACAAGCGGGTTGGAAAGTCTACAGCTAGCACAACTACCAGCGCTGGGACCAGCGGCGGGGGTCGAGATGCGAAAGCTAGCACggcggggaaagaaaagaagaaatatcGCCTTCTGGATATGGATGAGATTGATGATGAGGGTGCAAGTGCGAGCGGGAACTCTTTGGGACCAAGGAATGTTGAAGCTGAGAGGAAAGacagggagaggaagaggcgcgACAAATATCAAGATGGAGATAGGGATAGTAAAAGCCGGAGCGGCCGctcggagaaggaggaaagccGGAAGAGAGAGCGCGAACATAGTCGGGATCGGCATcggtcgaagaagttgagacggcgtgatgttgatgatttcgaGGATCGATggggagatgaggaggccttcgaggaagaagtacaAGATGCCGACGAGGAATTCGAGGAATCACCAGCTAAGAGGACGAGGTTAGACGATGAGCTTGCATCACCACGGTCGAGGGAGAATTCGGCTGATTTGGATCCCGATGAGCGCGCAGAACGGGACCGGAAGCGGGATCTTGAAGAACGTGATGCCCTCGCGAAGCGACTGGCGAGCAAGGATGATAAGCGGTCGAAGAAAATCGTCGAAGATCGGACAAAGGATAGTGAAGCTGCAAAACGACGAGCGTTGGCAGATGATTCGAAAGCTAGGGCGGCTGCTATGCCGGACCTGAGGCTGCGATCGCGACAGGAGTATCTCAAGAAGCGAGAAACGGAGCGCCTAGCTCTTCTGAGGAGACAAGTCGCGGAAGAGGCGCAGGAATTGCGTGAAAACCCGAATCTGACgcggagagagaaggaggagtttgcGCGCAATCGTGAGGTGTTGCGAATCGCAGAGGAGCGGCTACGCATCGATGACCACCGCGATGGGTATATGATTCCAGAAGACTATATAacggagaaggggaaaattgatcggaagaagaaggaggatgctCTTTACAAGCGCTACGTGGATCGCGATGAACTCGGCCAAGAGAAGTTCGTTACAGAGCATGAGGAatgggagctggagcagacagccaaggccaaggcccAGATCAACCGGGCAGAGTTCGTGGACGAAGGCGATTACGAATATGTTTTTGATGATACGCAAAAGATCAATTTCACCATGGATGCCCAGATGAAGGGCACACGCAAGACTATGACCCAGGAGCAACGCGCGCTTCAAGAGAAACTTGACGAGGCAGAAAAGAAGGCCCAAAGTATCGAGGACACCCGGAAGAAGCTCCCCATATACCAATTTCGAGACCAAATCATTCAAGCAGTCGAAGATCACCAGGTACTGATCATTGTTGGAGAAACGGGATCTGGAAAGACGACTCAGCTTCCGCAATACCTACATGAGGCAGGGTACACCAAGAACGGAATGAAGGTTGGCTGCACGCAACCACGACGAGTTGCAGCTATGAGCGTTGCATCACGCGTTGCAGACGAGATGGGTGTGAAGATAGGCAATGAGGTCGGTTATTCTATTCGATTCGAGGACAATACGAGCGACAAAACGGTGCTCAAATATATGACCGATGGCATGCTGCTACGTGAGCTCCTTACAGAGCCGGATTTAGGGCAGTATTCAGCCCTAATGATCGATGAGGCACACGAACGTACTGTGCCAACAGATATTGCTTGCGGCCTTCTAAAAGATATTGCCAAGGCACGGCCAGATTTAAAGTTGCTGATCTCTTCTGCTACCATGGATGCGCAGAAGTTCCAAAGCTATTTTGATAATGCccccatcttcaatattCCTGGGCGCATGTACAACGTCGACATTCACTACACGCAGCAGCCAGAGGCTAACTACCTCGCTGCTGCTATCACGACAGTATTCCAAATTCACGTTTCTCAAGGCCCGGGAGatgttcttgtctttttcACCGGTCAGGAAGAAATTGAGGCAGCCGAGCAAAGTTTACAGGAAACAGCAAGGAAGCTCGGAAACAAAATACCGGAAATGATTATATGTCCGATTTACGCTAATTTACCGTCCGATATGCAAGCTAAAATCTTCGAACCAACGCCCCCCAAAGCCCGCAAGGTCGTGCTAGCTACCAATATTGCGGAGACAAGTTTAACAATTGACGGGATTGTTTACGTGATTGACCCTGGTTTTGTCAAGGAGAATGTCTTCAACCCCCGAACCGGCATGGAGAGTCTCGTGGTCACGCCCTGCTCACGAGCATCAGCAAACCAACGAGCGGGTCGAGCAGGTCGAGTGGGACCAGGAAAATGTTTCCGCTTGTATACCAAGTGGGCATACTACAACGAGCTAGAGGAGAGTACGACGCCTGAGATCCAACGGACCAACCTAAGCAGCGTGATTTTGATGCTGAAGTCGCTTGGGATTGACCAACTTCTTGAGTTCGATTTCATGGATCCGCCGCCGGCGGAGACGATCATTCGGGCATTGGAACAACTTTATGCGTTAGGAGCACTGAACGACCGCGGGGAGCTAACCAAGATTGGGCGACAAATGGCTGAATTCCCAACAGACCCGATGCTCGCCAAGGCAATCCTGGCTGCCGATAGTCAAGGCTGCGTGGAGGAGGTTCTCTCGATTGTCTCGATGCTGGGCGAAGCCAGTGCGCTTTTCTTCCGGccaaaggacaagaagatcCACGCAGACAGCGCACGGAATCGATTCACAATCAAAGACGGCGGCGACCATCTAACCCTACTCAACATCTGGAATCAGTGGGTCGACTCTGACTTCAGCTACGTCTGGGCAAAAGAAAACTTCCTACAGCAACGCAGTCTTACTCGAGCGCGTGACGTGCGTGATCAGCTCGCGAAGCTCTGCGACCGCGTCGAGGTAACTGTCAGCTCCTGTGGCTCAAACAACCTCATTCCCATCCAAAAGTCCATCACTGCCGGTTTCTTCCCGAACGCAGCGCGTCTCCAGCGCGGTGGTGACAGTTACCGCACCATCAAAACAGGACAAACGGTATACTTACATCCGTCAAGCACCCTGTTCGAGGTGAACCCGCGATGGGTGATCTACTTCGAGTTGGTTCTCACGAGCAAGGAGTATATGCGTAGTAATATGCCCCTCCAGGCGGAATGGCTGGTGGAAGTCGCACCGCATTACTacaagaagaaggacctTGACACGCTGGGCACCGAGCGGAAACCGAAGGGGCAGGGGGCGGCAGGGGAAAAGAGTCGTGATTAA
- a CDS encoding cytochrome b5-like heme/steroid binding domain-containing protein (COG:C;~EggNog:ENOG410QDBR;~InterPro:IPR036400,IPR018506,IPR001199;~PFAM:PF00173;~go_function: GO:0020037 - heme binding [Evidence IEA]), producing MSKSFTPADVASHNSPDKGLYIIVDSAVYDVTNFIDEHPGGAKILKRVAGKDASKQFWKYHNEGVLKKYSPKLKIGDVKEGAKL from the exons ATGAGCAAGTCATTCACTCCCGCCGACGTCGCATCCCACAACTCCCCCGACAAGGGTCTCTACATCATCGTGGACAGCGCTGTCTACGACGTCACAAACTTCATCGATGAGCACCCCGGAGGAGCAAAGATTCTGAAGCGCGTTGCAGGAAAGGACGCTTCGAAGCAATTCTGGAAG TACCACAATGAAGGTGTCTTGAAGAAGTATTCGCCGAAGTTGAAGATTGGAGATGTTAAGGAAGGTGCGAAGCTGTGA
- a CDS encoding putative nuclear migration protein (COG:S;~EggNog:ENOG410PKA4;~InterPro:IPR024774;~PFAM:PF12814;~go_component: GO:0005938 - cell cortex [Evidence IEA];~go_function: GO:0005515 - protein binding [Evidence IEA];~go_function: GO:0005543 - phospholipid binding [Evidence IEA];~go_process: GO:0032065 - maintenance of protein location in cell cortex [Evidence IEA]), translating into MAMQAIYQSPPAASAFPTPSTTPKRPPSMHARGDSSPGPTSSPVSFPNHISSPDGRSDFDDVVDEDVISPLDPRRFTPTLHASLVSEILALRRDVESKTKAIDVLERTLDESRTENEEFSERLTKHSKESRSLKHQLQLLEGGSSSALTELAKERDDALDGISEVRRKLEQAQKKARSREEELERSTKLWTRDKEAWDGERRSMERKIHVVEGRLKAVLNEVAAAQASGSRPASNDGQDAMKEASTGKDSDSVSRYSSSPGRRRTSITSLSSAGSDEDEFRDGRYSVMSAANILGSQTNLADELAFDEDDEFDLDDGMNPDSPEALPEERPASVHSQMSHTMGMDAKARKILGLSLNENVDGYAVKVEEPPELRESPIVQAPPVDYQDSGVQYSPSPSPALSPTRNKPVEESTEAVDDMKLSLYQTKDSSTSTLTIDMVSTSSQTVDDLPTPPWTPRVEAPSDIEQITLVSTSVQTETRPEPYNGPEPAETPAKSIHMEVPMIAIHPPVSEPPSPRGSVVLPPQTKSVSCQASFEPMRETRTTGIQTEPIRIDQRPVKLPASLLPSAIPDLPLSTATQEHHIQPYHAPPPRTVKSERKQPPPVVEMPTDTTALGKPKHVQAYPGNNDNGPLSGDSKLNLRRPLRSSSLFAGFEQTSDDESPEATRDVFTDDELLNRPFASYKVRKGKLVSASERRRSLEEAMLPDLTEDLDSESHFEGGAENLFPSPPGSSWSRSGAPGPRQQDMRKAAMISSGAATHQRMRMRSPSEPSIDSGSGSNASSVAPPFPVPIRLSSRKFPQPGSDGRQSPTPSRNFTDRPTPGIVRRPTLRRVRSAATMSQSDQTDRPTTRSSPAMSISSYAADSPQHPPLPFDDITMPRHQQSSHGRQVRRPSASQHRVHERQESTSTSVQQTSVVDAIAQTMVGEWMWKYIRRRRSFGGDRDNWEGRNAEEVSASITNSGVRHKRWVWVAPYERAVMWSSKQPTTGPALLGKSGRKLVIQSVLDVKDDNPLPKGFNGPAQFNRSILILTPQRALKFTATSIERHYVWLTALSFLSHSAMGVQDLAALPPVPQEECPNPTPTAALRRNPIRDSIRIAKGRPRPFPKGKKQSFTNNHPEPVPELPANLDVGVRASEDAADPPTVPRFSNHSRKRSNTAPRVPIPNIRSFSSQNTMPSMRSSPDATGPPSSNSYGLNSVRSSFSHRTSETSSVRTGNFFDAIGTVRMEAFIDQTESNRYRPGPARRHTRKASTPWSMSQGMGYPELDSPYEESEYRHDDPFRGF; encoded by the exons ATGGCAATGCAAGCTATCTATCAAAGCCCGCCAGCTGCGAGTGCATTCCCAACGCCTTCTACAACCCCGAAGCGACCTCCCTCCATGCATGCACGTGGAGATTCCTCACCCGGCCCTACATCATCGCCCGTCTCCTTCCCAAACCACATCTCATCCCCCGACGGACGCAGCGATTTCGACGATGTTGTAGATGAAGACGTCATATCCCCGTTGGACCCGCGAAGGTTTACACCAACATTGCACGCATCGCTTGTCTCCGAAATTCTTGCTTTACGGCGGGATGTAGAGAGCAAGACGAAGGCTATCGATGTCTTGGAGCGCACCCTCGACGAGTCGCGAACAGAGAATGAGGAATTCAGCGAACGATTGACCAAGCACTCGAAAGAGTCACGATCACTAAAGCATCAATTGCAACTGTTAGAAGGCGGTAGCTCTTCAGCTCTCACAGAGCTAGCCAAAGAGAGGGACGATGCGCTAGATGGCATATCAGAGGTTCGCAGGAAGCTCGAGCAGGCGCAAAAAAAGGCTAGGAGCcgagaggaagaattggaaagAAGCACAAAATTATGGACTCGTGATAAAGAGGCTTGGGATGGTGAACGCAGGAGTATGGAGCGAAAGATTCATGTGGTTGAGGGTCGTCTCAAAGCTGTTTTAAATGAAGTTGCCGCTGCCCAAGCTTCCGGCTCCAGGCCTGCGTCAAACGATGGACAGGATGCGATGAAAGAAGCATCTACCGGAAAGGACAGTGACTCGGTAAGCAGATACTCGAGCAGTCCAGGACGGCGCAGGACCAGCATCACAAGCCTGAGTAGTGCCGGTAgcgacgaggatgagttCCGTGATGGCCGTTATTCGGTTATGAGCGCTGCCAATATACTTGGATCCCAGACGAACCTTGCAGATGAGCTTGCattcgacgaagacgatgagttTGACCTTGATGACGGAATGAACCCCGATTCTCCCGAAGCGCTTCCCGAGGAGCGTCCTGCTTCCGTTCATTCTCAAATGTCTCACACGATGGGCATGGATGCCAAAGCAAGAAAGATACTCGGCCTCTCACTCAATGAGAATGTGGATGGCTATGCGGTGAAGGTAGAAGAGCCACCAGAGCTCAGGGAATCGCCTATTGTTCAAGCACCACCCGTTGACTATCAAGATTCCGGTGTTCAGTactctccgtctccatcgcCTGCTCTCTCTCCAACGCGTAATAAGCCTGTTGAAGAGAGTACAGAAGCTGTGGATGACATGAAACTATCATTATACCAAACAAAGGACAGCAGCACGTCAACCTTGACCATTGATATGGTGTCAACTTCATCCCAGACGGTCGACGATCTTCCTACCCCGCCATGGACGCCGAGAGTTGAAGCACCGTCAGATATTGAACAGATCACCCTGGTTTCGACTTCCGTGCAAACGGAGACCCGGCCAGAGCCCTACAATGGGCCAGAGCCTGCAGAAACCCCCGCAAAATCAATACATATGGAGGTTCCAATGATTGCAATCCATCCTCCTGTATCTGAGCCGCCTTCTCCCCGGGGGAGTGTGGTTCTGCCGCCTCAAACCAAGAGTGTTTCCTGCCAGGCCAGTTTTGAACCAATGAGGGAAACCCGAACGACTGGTATCCAGACCGAGCCCATCCGTATTGATCAACGACCCGTCAAACTCCCGGCGAGTCTGCTACCGTCTGCCATTCCAGATCTTCCTCTTAGCACGGCTACACAGGAACACCATATTCAGCCATACCACGCCCCGCCTCCCAGGACAGTCAAAAGCGAGAGAAAGCAGCCACCTCCTGTGGTTGAAATGCCAACCGATACGACAGCCCTAGGTAAACCAAAACATGTTCAAGCTTACCCAGGCAATAACGACAACGGGCCATTGTCAGGCGACTCAAAACTTAACCTGAGGCGGCCTTTGCGGTCAAGCAGTCTTTTCGCCGGCTTCGAACAGACAAGCGATGATGAGTCGCCCGAAGCCACTAGAGATGTGTTCACCGATGATGAGTTGCTTAATCGACCATTCGCATCATACAAGGTGCGGAAGGGAAAGCTTGTTTCCGCCAGCGAGCGCCGCCGCAGTCTGGAGGAGGCCATGCTGCCGGATCTTACTGAGGATCTTGACTCCGAATCTCACTTTGAGGGAGGAGCCGAAAATTTATTTCCCAGCCCGCCAGGGTCCTCTTGGTCACGCTCTGGAGCTCCAGGACCCCGGCAGCAAGATATGCGTAAAGCGGCCATGATCTCCAGCGGTGCAGCGACGCATCAGAGGATGCGGATGCGTAGCCCAAGCGAGCCGAGCATCGACAGTGGCAGTGGTAGCAATGCTTCGAGTGTCGCACCTCCATTCCCTGTCCCTATCCGACTCAGTTCTAGGAAATTTCCACAACCCGGAAGCGACGGGCGGCAGAGCCCGACGCCGTCGCGCAATTTCACCGATCGCCCAACGCCAGGCATTGTTCGTCGTCCTACCTTGCGGCGTGTCCGCTCAGCGGCGACAATGTCACAGTCAGACCAGACAGACCGGCCAACCACCCGATCGTCCCCCGCCATGTCAATTTCATCGTATGCGGCAGATAGTCCTCAGCACCCTCCACTACCATTCGACGATATCACGATGCCACGGCATCAACAAAGCTCTCACGGGCGACAGGTCCGTCGACCAAGTGCATCGCAGCATCGTGTACATGAGCGGCAAGAGTCAACATCAACGTCGGTTCAGCAAACCAGTGTCGTAGATGCCATCGCGCAAACCATGGTGGGAGAATGGATGTGGAAGTATATCCGCCGGAGGAGATCGTTTGGCGGAGACAGGGACAACTGGGAAGGTCGTAATGCCGAAGAGGTATCTGCCAGCATTACCAATAGCGGAGTGAGGCATAAGCGATGGGTCTGGGTGGCGCCGTACGAACGAGCTGTCATGTGGAGCAGCAAGCAACCGACCACTGGGCCTGCGCTACTTGGCAAGAGTGGTAGGAAAT TGGTTATTCAATCCGTCCTCGATGTTAAAGACGACAACCCATTACCCAAGGGGTTCAACGGGCCGGCACAGTTTAACCGTTCCATCTTGATCCTAACCCCTCAACGAGCACTCAAGTTCACAGCCACCAGCATCGAACGTCATTACGTTTGGTTGACGGCTTTATCGTTCCTGAGCCACTCGGCAATGGGTGTTCAAGACCTCGCCGCACTACCACCAGTACCGCAGGAAGAGtgccccaacccaacaccTACAGCAGCTCTCCGCCGTAATCCAATTCGCGACTCCATCCGGATTGCCAAGGGTCGCCCGCGACCCTTCCCTAAGGGCAAGAAACAGTCCTTTACCAATAACCACCCAGAACCTGTACCCGAGCTTCCTGCCAACCTTGACGTTGGGGTGCGGGCCTCTGAAGATGCAGCTGATCCACCGACGGTGCCGCGGTTCTCAAACCATTCCCGCAAACGCAGCAACACGGCGCCGAGGGTGCCGATCCCGAATATCCGCAGTTTTTCTAGCCAGAATACGATGCCATCAATGCGAAGCTCTCCTGATGCGACGGGGCCCCCGTCTTCAAATTCATATGGACTGAACAGCGTGCGGAGCAGCTTTAGCCATCGCACTTCGGAGACGAGCAGTGTCCGGACGGGAAACTTCTTCGACGCGATCGGCACCGTACGCATGGAGGCTTTTATCGACCAGACGGAGTCGAACCGCTACCGGCCTGGGCCCGCACGGCGCCATACGCGCAAAGCGTCAACTCCTTGGAGTATGAGCCAGGGAATGGGATACCCGGAATTGGACTCCCCCTACGAAGAGAGCGAGTATCGTCATGATGATCCATTCCGAGGATTCTAA
- a CDS encoding haloacid dehalogenase, type II (COG:E;~EggNog:ENOG410PQK9;~InterPro:IPR041492,IPR006439,IPR023198,IPR006328, IPR036412,IPR023214;~PFAM:PF00702,PF13419;~go_function: GO:0016787 - hydrolase activity [Evidence IEA];~go_function: GO:0019120 - hydrolase activity, acting on acid halide bonds, in C-halide compounds [Evidence IEA]): MPINPQTKVLFFDTFGTTVRWRACVTKALQEASEHAIRNARESLDPGARAQASAMTDDNWHSMAEDWRKSYGRFTATFDPSNEFISIDQHHYNALLELLRTRQLEDLFTESELRELVQCWHRLDPWDDTVQGLKLLNSKFRTSTLSNGNVSLLEDLVQYGPLPFTDIVSAEHFGAYKPSPRVYLGAAEKLGFKPDQCALVAAHLKDLKAAKECGFGTIYVERVGEEFGNLQRAIDEGYVDLAVEIETSSDGFIEVARQLGISTDGQ; the protein is encoded by the coding sequence ATGCCCATCAACCCGCAAACCAAGGtgctcttcttcgacacATTCGGCACCACTGTCCGCTGGCGAGCATGTGTCACAAAAGCTCTACAAGAAGCCAGCGAACATGCAATCCGCAATGCCCGAGAATCCCTTGACCCAGGCGCCCGCGCACAGGCATCGGCAATGACAGACGACAACTGGCACAGCATGGCCGAGGACTGGCGCAAGTCCTATGGACGTTTCACAGCGACCTTCGACCCTTCCAACGAGTTTATTTCTATTGACCAGCACCACTACAACGCTCTACTTGAGCTTCTACGGACACGCCAGCTCGAAGATCTTTTCACAGAGAGCGAGCTGAGGGAGCTCGTCCAATGCTGGCACCGCCTAGACCCGTGGGATGACACCGTACAGGGTTTGAAACTGCTGAACAGCAAGTTCCGCACGAGTACACTGTCTAATGGTAACGTATCGCTGCTAGAAGACCTTGTGCAGTATGGGCCGCTGCCCTTCACGGACATTGTCAGCGCGGAGCACTTCGGTGCCTACAAGCCATCGCCTCGTGTGTACCTTGGAGCTGCAGAGAAGCTAGGTTTCAAGCCGGATCAGTGTGCGCTTGTCGCAGCCCACTTGAAAGATCTAAAAGCGGCCAAGGAATGTGGGTTTGGGACAATCTACGTTGAGCGTGTTGGAGAGGAGTTTGGTAACCTCCAGCGGGCCATCGATGAGGGATACGTGGATTTAGCGGTAGAGATAGAGACGAGCTC